The following nucleotide sequence is from Ochotona princeps isolate mOchPri1 chromosome 24, mOchPri1.hap1, whole genome shotgun sequence.
AGACAGGATGAAGTCCAGGCTGGCACGGCTCACGGGTCGCAGTCCTGTGTCATGAGCAGATCGGAGCAGTCACCACTCCATGTGGGACTATCTATTTTCTCCCCCTACCCTTCAGCTTGGGGTGTGTGAGTTTCACACCTTGTTCCTTCAAACCCCAACAGCAGTTAGAGCAAGTCCCCGGGTCCTGTTGGGAGGATGGAGTCAATCATCCGTTCCTCCCCATTCACCGTGAGGCTCACCAGCAGCCATGATGTAGTCCCGGTACACGGGTGCATAGAAGAGGCCGGCTAGTGTACAAAACCAGGGCTGCAGCCCCGGGAAGCGCTGGGAGAAGTCATTGCACTCGGTGAGAAAGTTACAGTAGGCTCCTATGGACAGAATCCCATGGGGGTGGGCCCCCAGCACGTAGTTCTTGTTGGGGGGCAGTTCTGCTGTCTTCACCAGCTTGGCACAGTTGGGTAGGAGGACAGGAGTGAGTATAGAGGATAGGTCACTGTTGGAagtgctgccctctgcccctgaAGACCTCAGAGCTCAGGGTCCTGGGATGAGCTCAGGGTTCACCGCTCCACCCCCTGctcctctgtgaccttgggcGGCAGGGCTCGGGGCTGCAGGGCAGAGAAGGGtgagcagcaggggaggggctggtggAGAGGAGGAAGCATTCAAGCAAGGGTGACCCATCACCTTGATAGGAAAATAATCTCTTTGGTGTTTCCACATCCACCAGGTCCTGTGAAATTGAAACCATCTTCCTCCTGCGGGCAGAGATCTGGGTGGTAGAATGCCTAAGGCAACTTCTCCACCTCCCCCCCACCTGGAGCCCTGCCTGAGCTCACCTTGGCTGGGGGTGTCCCGGTCCAGGTAGAGCCACATCATGTAGAGAACAGACAGAAACCAGAGTGGTGTGTAgagcagaaagaagagaagaaacaaggaaaaaggGCCTGGAGAAAGGTGAGAAAGAAAATTGAGTTCCTTAGTCTATCATTGTGACGTAGTGGTTTGATCTGCTGCCTTCTACACCGGCATCCCATTTGCACACTGTTTCattcttggctgctctgtttcccatccagctccctgttcatgtgcttgGGGAAGCAGCTAAAGAATGCCTATTGCCTGGTGCTTGCCATCTAGGTCTCATGGGTTTCTGGAAGAAGTGCCTAGTTCTTATCTTTGGCCTCACCCAGTCCCATCTACTGCcactatttggtgagtgaaccggtggatgaaagacctcttaaTTGTCTTCCTTTcacctgtgaatctgcctttcaaataagtagaaatCCTTTCTCCATGGAATCACACAGCTCTTCATCCCATCTCCTACCTCCCCTCCGCCCCCTCCGAACTTCTTGCAGGCTAATTCCCAGGTCCTGACCTTGTCTCTTTATCCAGGGGTACATTCCAGCATTACAGCCAATCTCCCTGCAGTCCCTCTTCCTGGCAGACCCAGGAACTCCTGACTCCCACTCTCACCTATGAATGTCACGACCAGCACATAGTGGAGAACGCTCAGGCCTTCTAGCCACTGCTTCCGCAGGGTTTTCTTTGGGTAAGAGAGAGGTAGAGCTGTGGGGGAAtccatcccagcagctccctttACCCTCAGGTGGTGTCACAGGTGTCCCCTACCCCAGTGTCCAGTGTGTGGCTGGGGAACTGCCTGCATATAGCCCCAGAGTCTCCAGGCACCTCTGAGACGGATCTCGAAGAATCCTGGGtctgtcaggctgggctggtcctgggaggagctggattgggggtgggatatgcaggggaggggcagcaccTGGGTGTCCAGAGACTATGCAGGGAGGGAACAGAGGCTGGCCAGTCTGCTCACAGGGCCCCAGGCGTTGTTGGGCTGGTGCCCTAGAGCCCTCAGAGACTGGGCTGTGGAGCAGCCTGAGTGCTGAGCTCTTTGcagatgtctgtgaatgttggGGCTCCCTGGGCAGCCATTGCAGGCCTTGTTGGCAGTGCAGGCCTAGTGCACCAGTGTGGCCCTGGGCACAGGTAGCCTCTCCTTGTGCACAAGCCCCTGCACTGccacagcccctcccagcctgcaCCACTGCACTCTGTGTACTGTGTAGTTCTGGAAGGGCCTTGTGAAGGATGAGAAGGCTGGCTtccagggcagggtgtggtgcTGGGCTGCAGGGACCTTGGAGTTGCTCAGCGCTCCCATGGCTCTGTGGGTGCCCAGGGTgccctcctggctctgctgcccagcACTGCAGCTTGCACTGGGGTGGAACAACTGAGCTTGAATGACCTGGGCTGCTCTGGCTGGCAGCAGTGACCAGGACAGAGTTCAGGGCTGGATGACCTAGTTGTCCAAGAGGCTCACAAtggcagggatgggggtgggactGTGGTGTTTCAgacagagacccagagcaagGAGGTCTAGCCCGAAGAAGGACAGGAGGACCCACACTGGTCTGCAAAAAGGACTGTCAAGGTCACCAGCCAGGCaggaggtgggtggggagagCACACAGCATGTGGGAGGTGCAACCCCATGGTTTTCTTACTTCCTGGGCTCATCCACAACCCCAGGCAGCCTGGACCAATTGTTTCTGGGTGCTGGGAAAGGCAAGCCTCAAGCTGAGTTCCCTGAAGACCCCAGCAACGCCCCCCAGCACCTAAGGGGTGAAGGGATAGCCCATAGACTGGAAGTCACCTGAGCTTCCCACTCGCCCTGTTTGCTCCCTGGAGCTCTTGTCTCTCCCATTCCCTGTtacagggggtgggggggacactCGGGTTCCAGGGTCCTCAAGCTCCCCAGGTGAGGCAACTTAAAGATGGGGTTGGCTCTTCCTTCCCAGTCCAGCGGCCTCTAGCTGAGCTTATGGAAGCATTGGTGCCCTTGGAGGAGGTGGACACTGAGGCAAAGGCCCAGGCCAACACACAGAGTGTCCCCAGAGGCAAGGAAAAGGACAGATCCAGAGGGCAGGAGACAAAGGCACTCAGGGCAGTGCcgcaaggggtgggggagggtgggaagaggTGTCTTAGGGAGTCCCAGATAAGATACCTCGTGACTCTGGATCTCAGCAGATCCTGGCCTGCAACACCTTCCCTCACCCCGGGAGTGCCATaaacagaaagcaggagacaCGCTCCCTTCtcctggggagggagaaaggcagaGTGGACACAGAGGGAGGCCCTGCGGGGGAGGTTGGCACAGgaggtggggctggcaggaggcTATGGCATTACTGTAGGCCCAACCCCTGCTGTGTCTGAAGTCTCCCTCTCCTTGTCTGTGCATGACCTGCACCTATCACCTGCTGGAACAGCGAGTGATGGGTGCAGAaatttcactgctggtggggccaCCCGCTGGCCAACGGGAGTGGCCATTGGCACATGTAGCACAGTGAGGTTTGTTTGCTGGGAGCTggtttggcagtggagcagcaggggcccaattGGTGCCTATAAGGATAACCAGGGTTCTGGCAGAGGCTGAACCccactaggtcaccatgccaCTCCCACACTGAACTCTTTGGATGTCTCAGCTATCTTCCTACCTCTTGTTACTCAATGAGTGTGTCACGGAAGAAAGAGGGACTCTACATTTGGCCCAGGTATTCATCTGCATTTTGATACTTTCAATATCTGAGAGGAGATTCTTGGGAAAGAAAAGGCTAATTTCAGCCTACAGTCTGTGGGGTCATAGTTCACCTGGGCAGGTGTTGGTCGTGGTAGATGAAGAAGGATGATCATAAGCAGGAtataggaagcagagagaagacagagacggagatgaagggagaaacagagacagaggtagagatgGACATAGGGAGATTGATACAGACAAGCAaagcaaagatttctttttttaatttttattaggattttcatttatatttcatttttactgttttccacaatagtttttttaaaacattctattattattattatcatcattttatgatacatttccatattcccttatcccctccccaattccctacccccgcacctagttcctctatgtcattactaacatatagttcttcatacacagtcatatgtccatcattgcaggcatggacaatgggagagagtccagaatcctattgtcaagatgtagtaaacagtttcattgtaagtccatctttgtctggaagtagaaatgcataccacactgcatcctcacatctggatgttagtctccatttcgcagctactgtacatccccttaaacgaaaagtcatgatacaaaatcaac
It contains:
- the LOC101519987 gene encoding 2-acylglycerol O-acyltransferase 3-like: MDSPTALPLSYPKKTLRKQWLEGLSVLHYVLVVTFIGPFSLFLLFFLLYTPLWFLSVLYMMWLYLDRDTPSQGGRWFQFHRTWWMWKHQRDYFPIKLVKTAELPPNKNYVLGAHPHGILSIGAYCNFLTECNDFSQRFPGLQPWFCTLAGLFYAPVYRDYIMAAGLRPVSRASLDFILSPAQLGQAVVIVPGGAQEALYAAPGQNCLELLNHKGFVRLALRHGASLVPVYSFGENDTFKTKTFPKDSWKFLCQVIFKKIFGFTPCIFWGRSLFSPNSWGLLPLSTPITTVVGAPIHVPQLSAPTKEQVDHYHRLYMEALQRLFEEHKESCGVPASSHLTLC